The following are encoded together in the Drosophila biarmipes strain raj3 chromosome 3L, RU_DBia_V1.1, whole genome shotgun sequence genome:
- the LOC108035385 gene encoding uncharacterized protein LOC108035385 codes for MWHVQVWFWLLRLHTKFPTPVQKKKRKSPKKPEIMSQLYAEAQQRHFVTRSSYEGAWDRLVNVMDGFGSYRYPDGSEYRGRFHQGQFHGFGHLRLAQPYRFTVKGEFEHGRLVTVEDMWFSDGLHVEGRFNDMKLECDRWDYLTPADRRYHAERRYGQQPVGPTAFITAKMLPREIPPHCYDVEEGLFNSKTCWMTDRPGPFRSRMYVGCQQDKDFIKRHCRKARTSRVVEPPSDFCRRIIANNLATEKSQIRKTAIYAPKGEVHRERYYHKLTKKRGHAKEKPLQMARRRSVAPTDPAWETEMCVRAYGRMLDKRQQDQEEYRKLHPCAEMEKVERPREWTSTSDVRNPESGGASSCQSDSFGEHSLPLDVMETYRSVNAMMQKRAADNINVVQSNLIRHNSYLDMTRSIFEL; via the coding sequence ATGTGGCACGTTCAAGTTTGGTTTTGGTTGCTTCGACTACACACAAAATTCCCTACCCctgtccaaaaaaaaaaacggaagaGTCCCAAAAAACCCGAGATAATGTCGCAGCTGTATGCGGAGGCCCAGCAGAGGCACTTCGTCACGCGGAGCAGCTACGAGGGCGCCTGGGACAGGCTGGTGAATGTGATGGACGGCTTTGGTAGCTATCGCTATCCGGATGGCAGCGAGTATCGTGGCAGGTTCCACCAGGGGCAGTTCCACGGCTTCGGGCACCTGCGACTGGCCCAACCCTACCGGTTTACTGTCAAGGGTGAGTTCGAGCATGGCCGCCTGGTGACAGTAGAGGACATGTGGTTCTCCGATGGCCTGCATGTGGAGGGCAGGTTCAACGACATGAAGCTGGAGTGCGACCGTTGGGATTACCTGACGCCCGCAGATCGGCGCTACCATGCCGAGCGGCGTTATGGCCAACAGCCGGTGGGACCCACGGCCTTCATCACGGCCAAGATGCTGCCCCGCGAGATCCCGCCGCACTGCTACGACGTGGAGGAGGGCCTGTTCAACAGTAAGACCTGCTGGATGACGGACCGACCGGGTCCCTTCCGCAGTCGCATGTACGTGGGCTGCCAGCAGGACAAGGACTTCATCAAGCGTCACTGCAGGAAGGCCAGAACCTCGCGCGTGGTTGAGCCACCTTCGGATTTTTGCCGCCGCATCATAGCCAACAATTTGGCCACCGAGAAGTCTCAAATACGAAAGACTGCTATATATGCTCCCAAGGGAGAAGTCCATCGGGAGCGGTACTACCACAAGCTGACCAAGAAGCGGGGTCATGCGAAGGAGAAGCCGCTGCAAATGGCCAGAAGGCGCTCCGTGGCGCCCACTGATCCCGCCTGGGAGACGGAGATGTGTGTGCGAGCCTATGGCAGGATGCTGGACAAGCggcagcaggatcaggagGAGTACCGCAAGCTGCATCCCTGCGCCGAGATGGAGAAGGTGGAGAGGCCTCGCGAGTGGACGAGCACCTCGGATGTGCGCAATCCGGAGTCGGGCGGCGCCTCCAGCTGCCAGTCGGACAGCTTCGGCGAGCACTCGCTGCCCCTGGACGTCATGGAGACCTACCGATCCGTCAACGCCATGATGCAGAAGCGGGCGGCGGACAACATCAACGTGGTGCAGTCCAATCTCATACGCCACAACAGCTACCTCGACATGACGCGTTCCATTTTTGAGTTGTAG
- the LOC108035383 gene encoding MORN repeat-containing protein 5 — MDSNQKTTKGSSITQVDILMTGAQYVGPSDDLGMQNLGVYIYPDGSRYTGEFLNNRFHGRGCIQVPDPAGITYQVTHRHGKLIAIDQMRFNDSLPVDFEMKDSGSMSFESWPYCTAEDRRFYQETKGPMEPVGPNKFKTKDGPEPLVLSRNVFDLGFGLLGNRGFMLDTKTYSHQSLYVGCREARRWIRENCAHGPLWNRHHKQKVMARFAREIIRNNQENARCSRKHYMPKLHICRRSSSLDSFGSERLHLASTTDSNSSEVQAMRLRHREFRSKWRRSNSESNVCRIN; from the coding sequence ATGGATTCGAATCAGAAGACAACAAAAGGCTCGAGCATCACGCAAGTGGACATCCTAATGACTGGTGCCCAATACGTTGGCCCCAGCGATGATCTGGGCATGCAGAACTTGGGTGTCTACATCTATCCAGATGGCAGCAGGTACACGGGGGAGTTCCTGAACAATCGTTTTCACGGCAGAGGCTGCATTCAAGTACCAGATCCCGCGGGCATCACCTACCAAGTGACCCACAGGCATGGCAAACTAATAGCGATCGATCAGATGAGGTTCAATGACTCGCTGCCCGTGGACTTTGAGATGAAGGACAGTGGCTCGATGAGCTTCGAGTCCTGGCCGTACTGCACTGCCGAGGATCGTCGCTTCTACCAGGAGACCAAGGGACCCATGGAGCCGGTGGGTCCGAATAAATTTAAGACCAAAGATGGACCCGAACCACTGGTCTTGTCACGTAATGTCTTCGACCTTGGCTTTGGTCTGCTGGGCAATCGTGGCTTTATGTTGGACACGAAGACCTATAGCCACCAGAGCTTGTATGTGGGATGTCGGGAGGCACGTCGCTGGATCCGGGAGAACTGTGCCCATGGTCCCTTGTGGAATCGTCACCACAAACAGAAGGTCATGGCCCGTTTTGCCCGGGAGATCATCCGGAATAACCAGGAGAATGCCCGCTGCAGCCGGAAACACTACATGCCAAAGTTGCACATCTGCCGCCGCTCCAGCAGCTTGGACAGCTTTGGCTCGGAGCGCCTCCACCTGGCCAGCACCACGGACTCCAACTCCTCGGAGGTGCAGGCCATGAGGTTGCGTCATCGGGAGTTCCGCAGCAAGTGGCGGCGATCCAACAGCGAGAGCAACGTGTGCCGCATCAACTGA
- the LOC108035384 gene encoding serine protease 1, with translation MKLLALLFLVLAVAIAEAKKDKKKPEEPDHIITNGSPAYEGQAPYIVGMAFGQSNLWCSGTIIGDTWILTSIHCLTGSSGVTIYFGATRLTQAQFALTVGTSEYVTGSQHLALVRIPRIGFSSRVNKVDLPSLNARSQRYENWWANVCGWGVTTFNNGLTDALQCVDLQIMPNSECVSYYGSTTVSDQILCTRTPNGRSTCFGDAGSPLITKQGSTLVGISAFVASNGCTLGLPAGFARITSALDWIRQRTGIYY, from the coding sequence ATGAAGCTGTTAGCTCTTCTTTTCCTAGTCCTGGCCGTTGCCATTGCAGAGGCTAAAAAAGATAAGAAGAAGCCCGAAGAACCCGATCACATAATCACCAATGGAAGCCCCGCCTACGAGGGGCAGGCGCCCTATATAGTGGGCATGGCCTTTGGCCAGAGCAACCTGTGGTGCAGCGGCACCATCATTGGCGACACCTGGATCCTCACCTCCATCCATTGCCTAACGGGCAGCTCCGGGGTGACCATCTATTTTGGAGCCACGCGACTCACTCAGGCCCAATTCGCGCTGACAGTGGGCACCAGTGAGTATGTCACTGGCAGTCAGCATCTCGCCCTGGTGAGGATTCCCAGGATTGGCTTCTCCAGCCGGGTCAACAAGGTGGACCTTCCGTCGCTGAACGCCAGATCCCAGCGCTACGAGAACTGGTGGGCCAATGTCTGCGGATGGGGAGTTACCACCTTCAATAATGGCCTAACCGATGCGCTGCAGTGCGTCGACCTGCAGATAATGCCCAACTCCGAGTGCGTCTCCTACTACGGATCCACCACGGTCTCCGATCAGATCCTCTGCACCCGCACTCCCAACGGCAGATCCACCTGCTTCGGCGATGCCGGCAGTCCTCTGATCACCAAACAGGGATCCACACTCGTGGGCATTTCCGCCTTCGTGGCCTCCAATGGTTGCACCCTGGGATTGCCTGCTGGCTTTGCCAGGATCACCAGCGCTTTGGACTGGATCCGTCAGAGGACGGGCATTTACTACTAA